The following proteins come from a genomic window of Lycium ferocissimum isolate CSIRO_LF1 chromosome 4, AGI_CSIRO_Lferr_CH_V1, whole genome shotgun sequence:
- the LOC132052417 gene encoding uncharacterized protein LOC132052417 gives MSLLEVITKASTEQSPTTSDGNYSILLNSEPVLLQLKPEKESNDDVSLVKRGTGWRLLSTDVEVIELGQKFFQKLKKKMENPISFNKDEFFEMLVSYMTEIWENFGVSVNVERLDEGNIVKLIEKLGNYMGRDVKGLVLEGCVVLETWEVLESLIVNGLVEHSCLSSLINNLIEKKQSWLVVLCVKHVLDIQTYDMMCVLKYFLDLSRNGDSSLINVRKEWESQAMSAIEKAMDMSLGPIRMDIARDASVLLMLAHDGFSVNEMCLHYVLASRNVDEVILGACISKLNGSEIMVLIRYLQKWLNKYERFPQACPCPKAPFELGLKACEWVPSLEDVVKCLGLVVDEHFSSLVLHQEFHEELKGLDEIVNSLTAEAKVCGILSNLTEALKNKHKG, from the exons atGTCTTTGCTAGAAGTTATCACCAAAGCTTCAACTGAACAATCACCAACCACCTCAGATGGAAATTACTCTATTCTCCTTAACTCTGAACCAGTTTTACTTCAACTGAAACCAGAAAAGGAGTCAAACGATGACGTGTCGCTAGTCAAACGAGGGACAGGTTGGAGACTTTTATCAACTGATGTTGAAGTAATTGAGTTAGGGCaaaagttctttcaaaaattgaagaaaaagatggaaaacCCTATTAGTTTCAATAAAGACGAGTTTTTTGAGATGTTGGTTTCTTATATGACTGAAATTTGGGAGAATTTTGGTGTTTCTGTTAATGTGGAGAGGTTAGACGAGGGTAATATTGTAAAATTGATTGAAAAGTTGGGTAATTATATGGGCAGAGATGTTAAGGGTTTGGTTTTGGAGGGTTGTGTTGTTTTAGAAACCTGGGAGGTTTTAGAGAGTTTGATTGTTAATGGGCTTGTTGAACATTCGTGTTTATCGAGtttgataaataatttaatCGAAAAGAAGCAATCTTGGTTGGTTGTTTTGTGTGTAAAGCATGTTTTGGATATTCAaacttatgatatgatgtgtgtgttGAAGTATTTTCTTGACCTTTCGAGAAATGGGGATAGTAGTTTGATTAATGTGAGGAAAGAATGGGAGAGTCAAGCAATGTCAGCAATTGAGAAGGCGATGGATATGAGCCTTGGTCCGATTAGGATGGATATAGCTAGGGATGCTTCAGTATTGCTTATGCTAGCACATGATGGGTTCTCGGTTAATGAAATGTGTTTGCATTATGTGCTTGCGTCGAGGAATGTTGATGAAGTTATTTTGGGCGCTTGCATTAGTAAATTAAATGGTTCGGAGATAATGGTTTTGATTAGGTACTTGCAAAAGTGGTTGAATAAATATGAGAGGTTTCCTCAGGCGTGTCCTTGTCCTAAGGCACCATTTGAATTGGGGTTGAAGGCTTGTGAATGGGTTCCTTCACTTGAAGATGTAGTCAAGTGTCTTGGTTTGGTTGTAGATGAGCATTTCTCTTCTTTGGTTTTACATCAAGAATTTCATGAGGAATTGAAAGGTTTAGATGAAATTGTCAATTCTTTAACTGCAGAAGCAAAAGTATGTGGCATCTTGTCAAATTTGACCGAGGCATTGAAAAACAAACATAAAG GATAG